The window CCGATCATGGCCGCCGGCTCGCGGTTCAGGATCACGATCACCGGCAAGGGCGCGCATGCGGCGCAGCCGCACCTCGGCATCGATCCCGTTCCGCTCGCGTGCTCGATGGTGCTGCAGTGCCAGACGATCGCCGCGCGGCACAAGGATCCCGTTGACCCGGCGGTGATTTCCGTCTGCATGTTCCATGCGGGCACGACGGACAACGTCATTCCGGACACGGCCGAGCTGCGCGGCACGATCCGCACGCTGTCGTCCGCGTTGCAGCAACAGTTGCAGCGCGACGTCCGGCTCATGTGCGAAGGGCTGGCGGCGGCTTATGGCGCGCAGGTCGACGTCGAATTCTTTCAGTACTACCCGGCAACGGTCAACACGCCGACCGAGACGGCGCTGTGCGAAGCGGTGATTCGCGACACGTTCGGCGACGAACGCCTGTACCCCGACGTACCGCCGAACATGACGTCCGAAGACTTCGGCTTCATGCTGGAGGAGCGCCCCGGCGCGTACGTGCTGATCGGCAATGCGCCGGTCGGATCGACGTCGCCGGCGTTGCATCACCCGAAATACGATTTCAACGACGACATCATTCCGGCTGGCGTTCGGTACTGGGGGGCACTCGCACGGGAGTATTTCGCGCGATTTCCGTGACGCTGTGCGTGACGCCGACCCGGTCGGCAGTCGAGCCGAATCGAATGGTCATGCGCGTACTTGGCATTAAGTTTTGGTTAATGGTGCATTTATAGATCGTTAGGCACAGGAAAATCATTCCTTCCTATAGTCGGGTTATGAAACTGCGCCATTTCGAAGGATGACTTTGATGAACGACGAACACGTGATGAACGATTCCGGCGCCGCGACGGCGCTGCACTACCGACGATTTACCGCGGCCGACGTCCCCGCGGCCCACGCACTCTCGATGGCGCTTCGCTGGCCGTTCAGGGCGGAAGACTGGCAGTTTTCCGCGGACACCTCGATCGCGTTCGCGGCCGAGGAAAACGGGGTGGTCATCGGTACGGCGATGTGCTGGAAGTATGGTGCGGACCGTGCCGCGATCGGACACGTGATCGTGTCGTCCGAGCATCAGGGCCGAGGGATCGGCCGCGCGCTGATGGAGATCCTCCTCGACGAGCTGGGGCAGCGCATCGTGTTCCTGCATGCGACGCCAGCCGGCCAGCCGCTCTACGAAAAGCTCGGTTTCAACGTGTGCGGATCGCTGGATCAATTTCAAGGGAACGTGAGTCA is drawn from Burkholderia ambifaria AMMD and contains these coding sequences:
- a CDS encoding M20 aminoacylase family protein; the encoded protein is MENPVIPDTSLQAHHAHWAKLRRDLHAHPELRFEEHRTADVVARELEALGYAVSRGLGGTGVVASLPGADPGRGIVLRADLDALPIHEANDFAHASCTHGIMHACGHDGHTVMLLGAARVLKALPQLPGTVHFVFQPGEEGGAGARKMIDDGLFEQCPTEAVFGMHNWPGLPAGHFGLRTGPIMAAGSRFRITITGKGAHAAQPHLGIDPVPLACSMVLQCQTIAARHKDPVDPAVISVCMFHAGTTDNVIPDTAELRGTIRTLSSALQQQLQRDVRLMCEGLAAAYGAQVDVEFFQYYPATVNTPTETALCEAVIRDTFGDERLYPDVPPNMTSEDFGFMLEERPGAYVLIGNAPVGSTSPALHHPKYDFNDDIIPAGVRYWGALAREYFARFP